DNA sequence from the Thauera sedimentorum genome:
CCCAGCTCGTTGACCGCGCCAAAGCGGTTCTTGAACGCGCGCACCAGGCGGAAGCTGGAGTGGGTGTCGCCCTCGAAGTACAGCACGGTGTCGACGATGTGCTCGAGCACACGCGGACCGGCCAGCGTGCCGTCCTTGGTGACGTGGCCGACCACGATCAGCGTGGTGCCGCTCTGTTTGGCATAGCGGGTAAGCTGCGCGGCGCATTCGCGCACCTGGGCCACCGAGCCGGGGGCGGGCTGCAGCGCCTCGGAATAGACGGTCTGGATCGAGTCGATGACGGCGATCCTGGGCTTGGCCTCCTTGAGCGTTCCGAGGATGCGCTCCAGGTTGATCTCGGCGAGCAGTTGCAGCGGGGAGGATTCAAGCTGCAGGCGCTGGGCGCGCAGCGCCACCTGCTCGCCGGACTCCTCGCCGCTCACGTACACCGCGGGCAGCGTCGCCGCGAGGCGCGACAGGGCCTGCAGCAGCAGGGTGGACTTGCCGATGCCCGGATCGCCACCGATCAGCACCACCCCGCCCGGTACCAGGCCCCCGCCCAGCACGCGGTCGAACTCCTCGATGCCGGTGGGCACCCGCGGGGCCTCGCGCGGCTCCAGTTCGGCAAGCGACTGCAGGCGGCTGGTGGTGCCGGCCAGCGCGGCGAAGCGGCTGGCGCCCGCCCCGCCCTGCTCCGCCACCGATTCCACCAGGGTGTTCCACGCACTGCACTGCGGGCACTGGCCCTGCCAGCGCAGGCTCTGCGCACCGCATTCGGTGCAGATGTAGGCGGTCTTGGTCTTGGCCATCAGAGATTCTTCATCGGTGCAGTGGCCATGCGGGCGAGCTGCTCGGTGGCGTAGTCGGCAAAGGCGGTGATCAGCCGCGAGCGGAACTTGTCGCGCGGCAGGATGACTTCCAGCGGGGTGTACAGCGGCGGGTCGAGCGGTACCGCCACCAGCCGGCCCTCGCGGATGTCGCGCTGGATCGCGGCGCTGGAAGCAATGGCGAAACCGAGCCCCTCGGCGGCCAGATGCTTGACCGTGGCCAGGCTGCCAAGCTCCGCACAAACCGTGATTTCGTCATCGGCCACCCCGCCGACGCGGAAGAACTCCTCGGCCAGCACGTGAATCGCATTGCCCGGGTCGCGGGTGATGAAGGCGTGGCCGACCAGGTCGCGCGCGGCGAGCTTTCCGGCGCGCGCCAGCGGGTGCGCGGGATGACAGATCACCAGCAGTTCGTCGCGCGCCGCGCTGCGCCGTTCCACCCCCGGCTGATCGGAGACGATCTCGACCAGTCCCACATCGAGATCGCGGGCGGCGACGCGGTCCTCGGTGAGCTGCGAGTTGCCCACCACGACGCGCGGCAGCACGCGCGGATAACGACGCTTGAAGCCTTCCAGCAGGCGTGGCAACCAGTAGGCGGCGATCGTCGTGCTGGTGCCAATGTTTAGGTGGCCGGACAGTTCGTCGGTCAGCTCCGATACCCGCGCCTCGAGCTCGTCCGACAGGCCGAGGATGCGCTCGGCGTAGGCGAAGACGATCTCGCCTGCCGGCGTCAGGGTGACCTTGCCGTGACCTCGGTCGAGCAGGCGGGTGTCGAAATGCTCCTCGAGCTGCTTGATCTGGAAGGTGACCGCGGGCTGGGTCATGAACAGATGCTCGGCCGCACGGGTGAAGGAACCATGCTTGGCCACCGCGTGGAACACCTGGAGTCTTCGATCAGCCATGATGTCGATAAGTTTGACTTATGGGCGTCATTACAACATGAATCGACCACCTGCTGATCCATGTTTGGGCCAAACTTGTTCCATGTTGTAACGGCGGTGACGGCTTCATGATATAAACCGCCTTCCCTGCCCTATCACCATGGCGATAGCACTCGATGCCGCTCGGCTTCTACATCATCATGGCGGCGCAGTTCTTCTCTGCGCTGGCCGACAACGCCCTGCTCATCATTGCCATCGCACTGCTGCGGGACATGGCGGCTCCCCCCGAGTACGAGCCGCTGCTCAAGCTGGCCTTCACCATTTCCTACGTGGCGCTCGCGGCCTTCGTCGGCGCCTTTGCCGACTCCATGCCCAAGTGGCGGGTGATGCTGATCAGCAACACCATCAAGATCGGCGGCTGCCTGATGCTCTTCCTCGGCGCGCATCCATTGTTCGCCTACGCGGTCATCGGCCTGGGCGCCGCAGCCTACTCCCCCGCCAAGTACGGCATCCTCACCGAGTACCTCCCGCACCGCCTGCTGGTGGTGGCCAACGGCTGGATCGAGGGCCTCACGGTGGGGGCGATCATCCTGGGCACGGTGATCGGCGGCGTGCTGATCCGCCCCGACGTTTCGGACTGGGTGGCCGGACTCGGCATCCCCGGCATCGACACCGCGCTGCAGGCCGTGGTGTTGCTGGTCGGCCTGTTCTACCTGCTCGCCGCGCTGTTCAACATCTACATTCCCGACACCGGCGTCGATCACAAGCCGCTCAAGAACAACCCGCTGTACCTGCTGCATGATTTCAACCACTGCCTGAAGCTGCTGTGGCGCGACAAGCTCGGGCAGATCTCGCTGGCGGTCACCACCCTGTTCTGGGGCGCCGGCGCCACGCTGCAGTTCATCGTCATCAAGTGGGCCGAACACAACCTGGGCTTCGACCTGTCGCAGGCCTCGATGCTGCAGGGCGTGGTCGCCATCGGCATCGCTGTCGGCTCGGTGATGGCCGCGCGCATGATCACCCTGCGCCGGTCCGTACAGGTGATTCCGCTGGGCATCGCCATGGGCCTGGTGGTCATCCTGATGACCGGCGTCACCCACTCGGCGCTGGCAATGGTGCTGATGGTGGTGGTCGGCGCCCTCGCCGGCTTCTTCGTCGTGCCGATGAATGCCTTGCTGCAGCACCGCGGGCACATCCTGATGGGCGCCGGGCACTCGATCGCGGTGCAGAACTTCAACGAGAACCTGTCCATCCTGATCATGACCGGCCTGTACGCGCTGCTGATCATGAGCGGGGTGTCGATCAACGTGGTGATCGTGCTGTTCGGCCTGTTCGTCGCCGGCACCATGTGGCTGGTGCGCGTCCAGCACGGCAAGAACCAGCGCGAGTTCGACGCGGTCGCGCTGCTGGAAGACCGCGCGCACTGACGAGGCCGCGGCAAGGCCGCGGCAAACCGCCGCGCGCGGGCTTCAGCCCGTCTCCGCCTTGCTTCCCAGGGTCACCATCTCACGGCGCGCGAAACACAGATCCTCCCAGGCCTTGGCCTTGTCCCACTGGTTGCGCAGCAGATAGGCCGGATGGTAGGTGACCACCACCGGGGTGCCGCGGTAGTCGAAGCGCTTGCCCCGTGCGGCACCGATGCGCACTTCCGTATCCAGCAAGGCCTGCGCCGCCGGTCGCCCCAATGCGACGATGAGCTGCGGCTGCAGCAGTTCGATCTGGCGGGCGAGAAAAGGCAGGCATGCGGCGATCTCGTCCGCTTCCGGCGTGCGATTGTGCGGCGGGCGGCACTTGACCGCGTTGGCGATGTAAACATCTTCCCCGCGCTGCAATCCGACCGACGCCAGCATGTTGTCGAGCAGGCGCCCCGCGGCACCGACGAAGGGTTCGCCGCGCTTGTCCTCTTCCGAACCCGGCCCCTCGCCGACGAACAACCAGCGCGCCTTGCGGTCGCCGACGCCGGGAACCGCCTGGTGGCGTTTCTCGCACAAGCGGCAGGCGCGGCAGGCGCGGATCTCGGCCTCCAGTGCATCCCAGTCCATGGCGCCGATGCGCGCGATCCGCTCGGGGTCGGCGCCTGCGGATGGCGACGGCGGGGGCACCGGTCTTGCCGGCGCCCTGTCTGCGGGCTGCGACTCGGCGCGATTGACGCCCAATGGCGGCCGGGCAGTCGGGAGTCGCTCCGCAGGCGCCTGCCGCAGGGCTGCGACCTCGACGGGCCGTGGCGCCTCCTCGACCGGCGCTTCCGGTTCCGCGCCATCGTCCACCGCTTCGACGTCAGCGGCCGAACGCAGGCGCCAGAGCGGGCCGAGTCCGAGTTCGCGCAGCAGGGCGTCGCGACGATAAGGAATCACAGCGACAACCTCATCACGATCGCATCCTCCCGCCCGCCCGGCGCCGGGTAATAACCCTTGCGCCGGCCGATCGCCTCGAAGCCGGCGCGCCCGTAGAGCGCGCGCGCAGCCAGGTTGGACGGACGCACTTCCAGAAAGAACTGCGACGCCCCGCCTTCCCGCGCCCGCCCGCACAGGAACGCCAGCAAGGCGGCCCCCAGCCCGCGTCCCTGTGCGGCGCGGGCAACGCTGATATTGAGCAGGTGAGCCTCATCCAGCACCGAGAGCATTACCGCATAGCCGCAACGCTGGCCGTCCACATGCTGGACCCATGCGCTGTAGCCGGCGCCAAGCGAATCGCTGAAGTTGCCCCGCGACCAAGGATAGGGATGCAGCTCGGCCTCGTTCGCGACGACCCAGTCCAGATCGGTGTCCGACATCGGCACGTAGGTCGGTGCCGCCATCTGGCGACCGGACGCCTCCCCCGCTTGCGGACCGTTCACGCCCGTCCTCCGCGGGCCAGGCGTTCGGCGGTGGTCAGCGCAACCTTGTCCCTGACGTACAAGGGTGCGGCCAGCTCGGGGGCGAGCAATGCACCGCGGCGAAGCTCGGGCAGGGCAAGACGGGCGACATCGCCGGCACGGGGCGCGGCAGCGGGCTGCACGCCGCACAGCTGTGCTCCGAAACGCTCCGCAAGTGCGGGGTAGGCGGCAAAGCCGGAACCCAGCGCAAACCATTTCCCCTCGGGCAGCGCGACGGCTTCGGGCGGTGCGCAGCGCGGCGCCTGGACTGTCGCCAGCACGCCCTCGCGGCGCTCGTACGCGGCAAAGTAGATCTCGTTCATGCGGGCATCGGTGGCCACGAACAGCCGGTCGCCTTCGCCCTGCAAGGCGAGCGCCGCAAGACTGCAGACCGGCACGACGCCGAGCCCCGCCCCAAGTGCCAGTCCCTGCGCCGCGGCGCAGGCCAGGCGCAGGCCGGTGAAGGCGCCCGGCCCGCTGCCGAAGGCGACAGCGTCGAGATCCTGCAGGCCCATGCCGGCATCGGCAAGCAAGGAGCGGATTTCCGGCAGCAGATGGGCGGAATGATTGGCCTGTCCGACAAGTTCCCTCTCGAACATGGCATCGCCGGCAAGCAGCGCGATACTGCCGTGCTCGCAGGAGGTTTCGATGGCAAGAATTTTCATGGCCGCGCCATTCTAGCCGCTCACGCCGCCGGGCCGGAATTCCGAAGTCGGATGCGCAGGCCTCGGGCCGGAAGATGACGCGCCACGTCCCGGCAGGCTCAGGGGCGGATCAGCGAAGCGTATCGTCGGGATAGGCGCTGCGGACCGCACGCAGCAACTCGAGCCGGAACGCGCTGCGCTCCTCGGCAGTCAGCCGGCGGCGTTCGAGGACGCCGCTGTTCAGCTCGTCGTCGTTGAGCAGGGCGCGCCTGACCTCGACATGCCTGGCGTCCTCCAGCGGCTCGGGAAAGACCGCCGCTTCGTCGCCGACCATCTCCGACGCGTCATGCGCAGGAATGACGATGAGCATCTCGGCCGGCGCTTCGACCGAAGCTTCGGACGGTGCCGTCTGTGCCATGTCGTGCTGCACTTCCTGCGCATGGATCGCCGACACTGCCCCGAACACCAGCGCAACCGGCAGCAGGCGCGACAACACCCGCCTGCCGGCAGGCGCTTGACCACGACGCAGCGTCGATAGGACTGGGTTCATCATGGGATCAATTATATTTCGCGCAAAGGCATTCGAGAGAATGTCTGGTGTGGAAGATAGTCCGAATTGCGTACCTTGCGTCGAATGCGTCACGCCTCCGGCATCGACTTTGTAAGGGGATATTGCTCCAAAGGGACTACCTTACGAAGGGTTACGCGCCCGCTGCTTTGCCGCTTCCGGCGAGGCTGGCTCCGGCTCGAAGCTCAGGATAGGATTCGCCCCATGAATACCAAGATCCGATATCGCGTACTGCTGGTTGACGACGACGCCCGCCTGCGCGACCTGCTCTCCCGTTACCTTCAGGAACAGGGCTTCACCGTCAAGGCGGTCATCGACGCGCCCTCCATGGACCGAGCGCTGCATCGCGAGCACTTCGACCTGCTGGTGCTCGACCTGATGCTGCCAGGCGAAGACGGACTGTCGATCTGCCGCCGCCTCCGTGCGGCGGAGAACACGATGCCTATCATCATGCTCACCGCCAAGGGCGACGATGTCGACCGTATCGTGGGCCTGGAGATGGGCGCCGACGACTACCTGCCCAAGCCCTTCAACCCCCGCGAGCTGGTGGCACGCATCCACGCGGTGATGCGCCGCCAGCCGCCCTCCCTGCCGGGCGCGCCCACGCCCGAGGACGAGGTGGTGAACTTCGGCCGCATACGGGTCAATCTCGGCACCCGCACGCTGGTGCGCGACGAAGAAGAGATTTCGCTGACCACCGGCGAGTTTTCGCTCCTCAAGGTGCTGCTGCAGCATCCGCGACAGCCGCTGTCGCGCGACAAGTTGATGGAGCTGGCTCGCGGACGGGAGTACGGCGTCTTCGACCGCGCAATCGACGTTCAGGTCTCCCGCCTGCGCAAGCTGGTCGAGGACGACCCCGCCAAGCCCCGCTACATCCAGACGGTGTGGGGATTCGGCTATGTCTTCGTGCCCGACGAACCCAAGCCGGCCGACAGCGAATAACCCCAGCGTGCGTCTCCCGTCCTTGCTGAGGGCACGTGCACGGGGCCGGCGCATCCTGCGCTGGCTGCCGCACACGCTGCTCTGGCAGACCTTCCTGTCGATCGCCCTGCTGCTCGGATTGACGCTGGCGATCTGGTCGCAGATTTTCCGCTACTTCGAGGAACCCTCGCGGGCACGCGACCTCGCGCAGATGGTGGTCAGCGTGGTGAACCTCACCCGCACCGCGCTGATCAATGCCGAACCGCGCCTGCGCACCGACCTGCTGATCGACCTCGCCGCCCTCGAGGGCATCCGCATCTATCCTTCCGAAGCCACCGACGAACTGCAGCCCGTCCCGGACACGCGGCCGATGCGCCTGCTCACCGCGGAGATCCGCCGACAGCTGGGAGACCATACCCGCTTCGCCATGCGCTGGAAGACGCTGGATGGATTCTGGGTCAGCTTCCGCCTTCATCCCGAGGACCCCGACGAGTACTGGGTGATGCTGCCGCGCGAACGCCTGCAGAAGCATCACGCGCTCGAATGGCTGGTGTGGGGCAGCGCCGCGCTGGTCGCCTCCCTGCTCGGCGCCTTTCTCATCGTCTCGCGCATCAGTGCACCGCTGCGCAGTCTGGCGCGCGCGGCGCGCATGGTGGGCAGCGGGCAGAACCCGCCCTTGCAGGAGGAAAGCGGCCCGGTCGAACTGGCGGTCGTCTCGCATGCCTTCAATCAGATGACCGGCGATCTGGCCCGCGCGGACGCCGACCGCGCGCTGATCCTGGCGGGCGTCTCGCACGATCTGCGCACCCCGCTGGCCCGTCTGCGGCTCGGCGTCGAGATGTCGGGCGCCCCGGAAGACGAAGTCACCGCCATGGTGGCCGACATCGAGGAAATGGACCGCATCATCGGCCAGTTCCTCGACTTCGGCCGCGGCGACCCGCAGGAAGCGATGCAGCCCGTCGACCTGGTCGAGCTTATCCGCGACCTGGCCGAACCCTACCGCTTGCGGGGCGTCGACATCGAACTCGACCTGCCGGACCGGCTGTCCCTCCCGGTCCGTGCCCTGCCGCTGCGTCGCGCCATCACCAATCTGATCGACAATGCCATCCGCTACGCAGGCAGCGAATCGCCGATCACGGTCGGCCTGAGCACCCAGTCCGGTGAGGTGGCCATCGAGATCGCCGACCGCGGCCCCGGCATCCCCCCCGACGAGGTCGAGCGCCTGCGCCGCCCCTTCACCCGCCTGGAGACCGCCCGCAGCAACACCAAGGGCGCCGGTCTCGGCCTGGCAATCGTCGAACGCGTGATGCGGGCCCACGGAGGCTCGCTTGATCTGCTGCCGCGCGAAGGCGGCGGCCTGAGCGCGATTCTGCGGCTCCCCGGCGGCAGGTCACGCTAGAATGAGCCTTCACGCGCCGCAACAACCGGACCCCGTTTTACCCACATGCAGACTGATACCCGTACCTTGCCGGTTCTGACCCCCTACGAGCAGATCGGCGGCGAACCCGCCGTGCGCGCGCTGGTCAAGCGCTTCTATGAACTGATGGACGCCTTGCCCGAGGCCTGGGACGTGCGCAGGATGCACGCCGAGGATCTCTCCGGTTCTGAGGAAAAGCTGTTCCTCTTCCTCTCCGGCTGGTTCGGCGGACCGAACCTCTACGTAGAGCGCTTCGGACCGCCCTTCCTGCGCGCCCGCCACCTGCCCTTCTCCATCGGTGCGGCAGAGCGCGACCAGTGGATGCTGTGCATGCAGCAGGCGCTCGAAGAGCTCGTCGGCGACAGCGAACTGCGCGGCAGCCTGCTGCAGTCCTTCACCGCACTCGCCGACCATATGCGCAACCGCGCCGAGGCGCCGCCGGCGGCGCACAATCACCAGCAGCTATAATCCACCCGCATGAAATTCCTGTTCGACCTCCTGCCCGTCATCCTGTTCTTCGGCGTCTACAAGCTCGCCGGCGCCAACGAGGACGCCGCCTTCCAGATGGCCGGCGCCTGGCTGGGCGACGGCGTCACCGCCAAGCAGGTCCCCATCCTGCTGGCCACCGTGGTGGCCATCCTCGCCACCTTCGGCCAGATAGCCTGGGTGTGGGCGCGCCACCGCAAGGTGGACACCATGCTGTGGGTGAGCCTGGGCATCATCGTCGTGTTCGGCGGCGCCACGCTGTTCTTCCACAACCCGACCTTCATCAAGTGGAAGCCGACGGCGCTGTACTGGCTGTTCGGCGCGGTGCTTGCCGGGTCCGCCCTGCTCTTCCGCCGCAACCTGATCCGCCGCATGCTGGAAGCGCAGATCCAGCTGCCCGACGCCGTGTGGGAGCGTCTGAACCTCGCCTGGGCGGCCTTCTTCTTTGCCATGGGCGGCATCAATCTTTACGTGGCCTACAGCTTCTCCGAGGAGGCCTGGGTCAACTTCAAGCTCTTCGGCGGCATGGGGCTGATGCTGGCCTTCGTGCTTGCCCAGGGCTTCTTCCTGTCCAAATACCTAGAAGAGGATCCCCAACAATGATGTTCTACGCCATGATCGGCGAGGACGCCCCGGGCACGCTGGATGCCCGCATGGCGGCCCGTCCGGCCCACCTCGCCCGCCTCGAGGCCCTGCGCGACGAAGGCCGCCTGCTGATTGCCGGCCCCATGCCGGCGATCGACTCGCCCGACCCCGGCCCGGCAGGCTTCGCCGGCAGCCTGGTGGTCGCGGAGTTCGCCTCGCAGGCCGACGCCGAGCGCTGGCTCGCCGAGGACCCCTACGTCAA
Encoded proteins:
- the radA gene encoding DNA repair protein RadA, with translation MAKTKTAYICTECGAQSLRWQGQCPQCSAWNTLVESVAEQGGAGASRFAALAGTTSRLQSLAELEPREAPRVPTGIEEFDRVLGGGLVPGGVVLIGGDPGIGKSTLLLQALSRLAATLPAVYVSGEESGEQVALRAQRLQLESSPLQLLAEINLERILGTLKEAKPRIAVIDSIQTVYSEALQPAPGSVAQVRECAAQLTRYAKQSGTTLIVVGHVTKDGTLAGPRVLEHIVDTVLYFEGDTHSSFRLVRAFKNRFGAVNELGVFAMTDRGLKGVSNPSAIFLSQHAQQVSGSCVLITQEGTRPLLVEVQALVDTAHSPNPRRLSVGLEQNRLAMLLAVAHRHAGIACFDQDVFVNAVGGVKISEPAADLAVLLAIVSSLRSRALPRELAVFGEVGLAGEIRPAPRGQERLKEAAKLGFTVAIVPKANAPKQAIGGMRVIAVDRIEEAIDRVRELDA
- a CDS encoding LysR family transcriptional regulator, which produces MADRRLQVFHAVAKHGSFTRAAEHLFMTQPAVTFQIKQLEEHFDTRLLDRGHGKVTLTPAGEIVFAYAERILGLSDELEARVSELTDELSGHLNIGTSTTIAAYWLPRLLEGFKRRYPRVLPRVVVGNSQLTEDRVAARDLDVGLVEIVSDQPGVERRSAARDELLVICHPAHPLARAGKLAARDLVGHAFITRDPGNAIHVLAEEFFRVGGVADDEITVCAELGSLATVKHLAAEGLGFAIASSAAIQRDIREGRLVAVPLDPPLYTPLEVILPRDKFRSRLITAFADYATEQLARMATAPMKNL
- the lplT gene encoding lysophospholipid transporter LplT, producing the protein MPLGFYIIMAAQFFSALADNALLIIAIALLRDMAAPPEYEPLLKLAFTISYVALAAFVGAFADSMPKWRVMLISNTIKIGGCLMLFLGAHPLFAYAVIGLGAAAYSPAKYGILTEYLPHRLLVVANGWIEGLTVGAIILGTVIGGVLIRPDVSDWVAGLGIPGIDTALQAVVLLVGLFYLLAALFNIYIPDTGVDHKPLKNNPLYLLHDFNHCLKLLWRDKLGQISLAVTTLFWGAGATLQFIVIKWAEHNLGFDLSQASMLQGVVAIGIAVGSVMAARMITLRRSVQVIPLGIAMGLVVILMTGVTHSALAMVLMVVVGALAGFFVVPMNALLQHRGHILMGAGHSIAVQNFNENLSILIMTGLYALLIMSGVSINVVIVLFGLFVAGTMWLVRVQHGKNQREFDAVALLEDRAH
- a CDS encoding uracil-DNA glycosylase, encoding MPYRRDALLRELGLGPLWRLRSAADVEAVDDGAEPEAPVEEAPRPVEVAALRQAPAERLPTARPPLGVNRAESQPADRAPARPVPPPSPSAGADPERIARIGAMDWDALEAEIRACRACRLCEKRHQAVPGVGDRKARWLFVGEGPGSEEDKRGEPFVGAAGRLLDNMLASVGLQRGEDVYIANAVKCRPPHNRTPEADEIAACLPFLARQIELLQPQLIVALGRPAAQALLDTEVRIGAARGKRFDYRGTPVVVTYHPAYLLRNQWDKAKAWEDLCFARREMVTLGSKAETG
- the rimI gene encoding ribosomal protein S18-alanine N-acetyltransferase produces the protein MAAPTYVPMSDTDLDWVVANEAELHPYPWSRGNFSDSLGAGYSAWVQHVDGQRCGYAVMLSVLDEAHLLNISVARAAQGRGLGAALLAFLCGRAREGGASQFFLEVRPSNLAARALYGRAGFEAIGRRKGYYPAPGGREDAIVMRLSL
- the tsaB gene encoding tRNA (adenosine(37)-N6)-threonylcarbamoyltransferase complex dimerization subunit type 1 TsaB, with product MKILAIETSCEHGSIALLAGDAMFERELVGQANHSAHLLPEIRSLLADAGMGLQDLDAVAFGSGPGAFTGLRLACAAAQGLALGAGLGVVPVCSLAALALQGEGDRLFVATDARMNEIYFAAYERREGVLATVQAPRCAPPEAVALPEGKWFALGSGFAAYPALAERFGAQLCGVQPAAAPRAGDVARLALPELRRGALLAPELAAPLYVRDKVALTTAERLARGGRA
- the ompR gene encoding osmolarity response regulator transcription factor OmpR, with the protein product MNTKIRYRVLLVDDDARLRDLLSRYLQEQGFTVKAVIDAPSMDRALHREHFDLLVLDLMLPGEDGLSICRRLRAAENTMPIIMLTAKGDDVDRIVGLEMGADDYLPKPFNPRELVARIHAVMRRQPPSLPGAPTPEDEVVNFGRIRVNLGTRTLVRDEEEISLTTGEFSLLKVLLQHPRQPLSRDKLMELARGREYGVFDRAIDVQVSRLRKLVEDDPAKPRYIQTVWGFGYVFVPDEPKPADSE
- a CDS encoding ATP-binding protein, with product MRLPSLLRARARGRRILRWLPHTLLWQTFLSIALLLGLTLAIWSQIFRYFEEPSRARDLAQMVVSVVNLTRTALINAEPRLRTDLLIDLAALEGIRIYPSEATDELQPVPDTRPMRLLTAEIRRQLGDHTRFAMRWKTLDGFWVSFRLHPEDPDEYWVMLPRERLQKHHALEWLVWGSAALVASLLGAFLIVSRISAPLRSLARAARMVGSGQNPPLQEESGPVELAVVSHAFNQMTGDLARADADRALILAGVSHDLRTPLARLRLGVEMSGAPEDEVTAMVADIEEMDRIIGQFLDFGRGDPQEAMQPVDLVELIRDLAEPYRLRGVDIELDLPDRLSLPVRALPLRRAITNLIDNAIRYAGSESPITVGLSTQSGEVAIEIADRGPGIPPDEVERLRRPFTRLETARSNTKGAGLGLAIVERVMRAHGGSLDLLPREGGGLSAILRLPGGRSR
- a CDS encoding group II truncated hemoglobin, which translates into the protein MQTDTRTLPVLTPYEQIGGEPAVRALVKRFYELMDALPEAWDVRRMHAEDLSGSEEKLFLFLSGWFGGPNLYVERFGPPFLRARHLPFSIGAAERDQWMLCMQQALEELVGDSELRGSLLQSFTALADHMRNRAEAPPAAHNHQQL
- a CDS encoding septation protein A gives rise to the protein MKFLFDLLPVILFFGVYKLAGANEDAAFQMAGAWLGDGVTAKQVPILLATVVAILATFGQIAWVWARHRKVDTMLWVSLGIIVVFGGATLFFHNPTFIKWKPTALYWLFGAVLAGSALLFRRNLIRRMLEAQIQLPDAVWERLNLAWAAFFFAMGGINLYVAYSFSEEAWVNFKLFGGMGLMLAFVLAQGFFLSKYLEEDPQQ
- a CDS encoding YciI family protein is translated as MFYAMIGEDAPGTLDARMAARPAHLARLEALRDEGRLLIAGPMPAIDSPDPGPAGFAGSLVVAEFASQADAERWLAEDPYVKQGVFARTSVRPFKKVLP